A part of Drosophila bipectinata strain 14024-0381.07 chromosome 3L, DbipHiC1v2, whole genome shotgun sequence genomic DNA contains:
- the klar gene encoding klarsicht protein isoform X3 translates to MPQSTSRNSNYSQLMVPLPSNMMRKKNIAVAVITPNSHGNTSNGVALRHGLNHETNKSPVGLRKSRKNHTDISKFNRSNRKSKNCAIFYFKHRDTDHEQSANTAGSDLQSEEDRSQVCQQRSSTGAGDTLKSADVSTDDDEEGWLYTATATTRRTAPAVDTEDTGAGASETAKTSIVDDLQPMNIFSTTETGGKLLLPTGEDNDDDDVDFHKEKKVLATFAASQASHSYSSNYESSSACSSSNSNSNGRLTETSATSRVTQMQVHAVADLHPKMQREFQTHGNRSDATNSRTGTATNNNNLYSSNMQQNTTERPEELGRKILDEITVDMANGNTSDPHQIIKKGYSPEDACNISVSSIKEPADCHLLSRNPEKSATATSTKSPASSNNATISASMMIVSSIKGKASHDAIKQLVMEAEHLVRDTQEVPLMTPTKPKHSIVKISSTVKKREVALSHPIKQRVEEWLEHQPSTPQLLATSHSHTHELVPRRKPDGCEASGETSETDSVPHTGGAAGGGLNGPGSDTSEGFTDSIATCMQRSTNSFGTSMERIGGSEEPIEQTVSNVCNESSNQSLNGKVVKRPQTRRKSDRPWSVSCLSQLATDTSQLTSSRTADNSSPGWASHSISESALDSLSPGPRPRAASSSGTGSNTARKADSKGSLRRRKARKKRSFAISAGRKSDSGSELGGDLTQTLIKSCESMSSQQLQEFTNALLSIQKGASVAPLHPKAEATLDSGHAKGKFGESQLMLPKFRVGSLTTAGLIASDTRLGALAALSNYMNENEQQAELSTEDHHSSISETAWDNYQEKYNSENYSEGFDSDAARRLLEFGDDYRNFIDSQSDCCSSLSATNNLDSFSPPRMDSLQKREIKVSHITQEAISNCVDHARRQRTLDIQYERRRKTLEVRRKSCQDMDKTPSTQAKVPSQPTLSVSTTALITTPKNQSSQKLNQWAEAVGRKLEFGGMSHSAQSLLRRTSESDTSTRRRRTYTADDRRRSSRNLENGIKPILTPASSSSCSDSEDGEQEIRSLLLQSRDRLEDTKALKIRCHLLRPEDYNEIINTCRDNIHCLEAVLRGPPGTVISNHCADHTKDLLSAWGDLLAWTENASEARRLQHEMNTLKNTLQRLGDNSSPNLLDTEPAIQIAVELLESEKTQLASYRTNMLQLNASVHSWLTRQERRLQKTLEEEQQESEHQAEKPSTPLELESKEAVAITVTDSNGNQVEAVSAEKSTKSTGTKAWDVLSLASAEKEFHKHLKGEVSDMYSAWDEANSRINSQLELLTNSLIAWRQLESGLSEFHLALGQDRGTLKGLEGALDKGQQTSIELAQNVKLVAKLLSEKVHVGQEKAVHQHLDPNFIYQISKFKASNGSLSDSGISDGGATSDGGLSERERRLGVLRRLAKQLELALAPGSEAMRSIAIQMENAEAELKYLQNTCRDLIVRTAATHHERQQPASQQNEVHQAKVNEKVPKKTTTSNSQPSSPGKRGKNSRKPQKSKGLREGPVKSRNNSGKDKTPQVNETNNTSCVGEGDSTDDQSLLIKLESSKDDDDSESNNSVSLPRGWAWRIARAAVPMQVALFTIFCAACLMQPNCCDNLNNLSMSFTPQLRYIRGPPPM, encoded by the exons ATGCCCCAGAGTACTAGCCGAAACAGTAACTATAGCCAGTTGATGGTGCCGCTGCCGTCCAACATGATGCGTAAGAAAAACATAGCTGTGGCTGTAATCACGCCCAATTCGCACGGAAATACCAGCAACGGTGTTGCATTGCGTCACGGGCTAAATCACGAGACAAATAAATCACCAGTGGGGTTGCGAAAGTCGCGAAAAAACCACACCGATATCTCGAAATTCAACCGCTCCAATCGCAAGTCAAAGAACTGTGCAATTTTCTACTTCAAACACCGGGATACGGACCATGAGCAGAGTGCCAATACAGCTGGGAGTGATCTCCAGAGCGAGGAAGATCGAAGCCAGGTCTGCCAGCAGAGATCATCGACTGGTGCTGGAGAC ACACTCAAATCGGCTGATGTCTCAACCGATGACGACGAGGAGGGTTGGCTATACACAGCAACAGCGACAACGAGGCGCACCGCACCAGCAGTCGACACTGAAGATACTGGCGCTGGTGCAAGTGAAACTGCAAAAACATCTATTGTTGATGATCTGCAGCCcatgaatattttttcgaCCACAGAAACGGGTGGAAAACTACTACTGCCGACCGGAGAAgacaacgacgacgacgacgttGACTTCCACAAGGAGAAGAAGGTGCTGGCAACCTTTGCAGCATCGCAGGCATCGCATAGCTACAGCAGCAACTACGAGAGTAGCAGCGCCTGCTCCTCCTCCAACTCAAATTCAAACGGCAGACTCACGGAGACGTCGGCCACATCGCGAGTCACTCAGATGCAGGTTCACGCCGTGGCGGATTTACATCCAAAAATGCAGAGGGAGTTTCAAACCCATGGCAATCGAAGCGATGCAACAAACAGCCGTACTGGCACtgccaccaacaacaacaatttgtacagcagcaacatgcaaCAAAATACCACTGAGCGACCTGAGGAACTTGGCAGAAAAATCCTCGATGAGATAACTGTTGATATGGCAAATGGAAACACCAGCGATCCTCACCAG ATAATCAAAAAAGGTTATAGTCCTGAGGACGCATGCAACATCAGCGTTTCTTCAATTAAAGAACCAGCTGATTGTCACCTACTGTCACGTAATCCGGAGAAATCGGCCACCGCCACCTCCACAAAATCCCCggccagcagcaacaatgcAACCATTTCCGCATCCATGATGATTGTTTCTTCAATTAAG GGCAAGGCCTCGCATGATGCAATCAAACAATTGGTGATGGAAGCAGAGCATTTGGTGCGCGACACCCAAGAGGTCCCTCTGATGACACCAACCAAGCCGAAACATTCCATCGTCAAGATCTCTTCGACGGTCAAGAAGCGAGAAGTAGCTCTGTCGCATCCCATCAAGCAACGCGTGGAG GAGTGGCTGGAGCATCAACCTTCCACACCCCAACTGTTGGCAACCAGTCATAGTCATACTCACGAACTAGTGCCGCGCCGCAAACCAGATGGTTGTGAAGCATCTGGAGAGACATCTGAAACAGACTCTGTTCCCCACACCGGAGGAGCCGCCGGAGGTGGCCTCAACGGGCCCGGATCGGATACATCCGAAGGCTTTACCGATTCCATAGCCACCTGCATGCAAAGAAGCACCAATTCCTTCGGAACCTCCATGGAGCGCATTGGAGGCTCCGAAGAACCTATTGAACAAACAGTCTCCAATGTGTGTAATGAGAGCAGTAATCAGAGCCTGAACGGCAAGGTGGTAAAGCGCCCGCAGACGCGCCGAAAGTCTGACAGACCTTGGTCCGTGTCGTGTCTTTCACAACTGGCCACAGACACGTCTCAGCTGACTTCATCCAGGACGGCGGATAACTCCTCGCCCGGATGGGCCAGTCATTCAATAAGCGAGAGTGCTCTCGACTCTCTATCCCCTGGGCCACGACCTAGAGCAGCTTCCTCGTCGGGAACTGGCAGTAATACAGCTCGAAAGGCAGATAGCAAGGGATCACTGAGACGCAGGAAGGCCAGAAAAAAGCGGAGTTTCGCTATTTCGGCTGGAAGGAAATCGGATTCTGGATCCGAACTGGGCGGAGATCTTACCCAGACCCTTATAAAGTCCTGCGAGTCCATGTCCTCCCAGCAGCTGCAAGAGTTCACAAATGCTTTGCTCAGCATTCAAAAGGGAGCATCCGTTGCTCCTCTTCACCCGAAGGCGGAGGCTACCTTGGACAGTGGCCATGCCAAAGGGAAATTCGGGGAATCCCAGTTAATGTTGCCCAAATTCCGAGTTGGATCCCTCACCACCGCTGGACTAATAGCCAGTGATACGCGATTGGGAGCTCTGGCAGCGTTATCGAATTACATGAACGAAAACGAGCAGCAAGCTG AACTGAGCACCGAGGACCATCACAGCAGCATCTCGGAGACCGCCTGGGACAATTACCAAGAGAAATATAATTCGGAAAACTATTCCGAGGGCTTCGACTCTGATGCAGCCCGCCGTCTCTTGGAATTCGGCGACGACTATCG AAATTTCATCGACTCACAGTCGGACTGCTGCAGCTCTCTTTCGGCGACCAACAATCTGGACTCGTTCTCGCCACCGCGTATGGATTCGCTGCAGAAACGCGAAATTAAGGTTAGCCACATAACCCAGGAGGCAATCAGCAACTGCGTGGACCACGCCCGTCGTCAACGAACCCTTGATATCCAGTACGAACGCCGTCGAAAGACTTTGGAAGTTAGACGCAAGTCCTGCCAAG ACATGGATAAGACACCGTCCACACAAGCGAAAGTTCCTTCACAACCAACCCTTTCGGTCTCCACCACAGCGTTGATTACCACGCCCAAGAATCAGTCCAGCCAGAAGCTTAATCAGTGGGCAGAGGCAGTTGGTCGCAAGCTGGAGTTCGGTGGAATGAGTCATTCTGCTCAGTCCCTCTTGAGGCGCACCTCGGAGAGTGATACTTCCACCCGGAGACGGCGAACTTATACCGCAGATGACAGAAGGCGATCCTCGAGGAACTTGGAAAATGGCATCAAGCCCATTCTCACCCCTGCTTCGTCCAGCAGCTGTTCAGATTCTGAGGATGGGGAGCAAGAGATACGATCGCTGTTGCTGCAAAGTCGCGATCGCCTAGAGGATACAAAGGCTCTCAAGATCAGATGCCACTTGCTCCGACCAGAGGATTAC AATGAAATCATCAACACTTGCCGTGACAACATACACTGCCTGGAGGCTGTGCTTCGGGGCCCACCCGGCACCGTGATATCCAACCACTGTGCCGACCATACAAAAG ATTTGCTCTCTGCGTGGGGAGATCTACTCGCCTGGACTGAAAATGCGTCCGAAGCTAGAAGGCTTCAGCATGAGATGAATACTCTTAAGAATACACTGCAGAGATTAGGGGACAACTCGTCGCCGAATCTACTCGACACAGAACCTGCCATCCAGATAGCCGTGGAGTTGTTAGAG TCCGAGAAAACGCAGCTGGCTAGCTACAGGACCAACATGCTTCAGTTGAATGCCTCGGTCCACAGCTGGCTGACTCGTCAGGAGCGCCGACTTCAGAAAACCCTTGAGGAGGAACAACAGGAGTCCGAACATCAAGCGGAAAAGCCTTCCACGCCGTTGGAATTGGAATCCAAGGAGGCAGTGGCCATTACGGTCACTGATAGCAATGGAAACCAAGTTGAGGCAGTGTCCGcggaaaaatcaacaaaatctACTGGAACTAAAGCCTGGGATGTGCTTTCTCTGGCTTCTGCTGAGAAGGAGTTCCATAAACATCTAAAAGGCGAGGTTAGCGATATGTACAGCGCTTGGGATGAGGCAAACTCGAG AATTAACTCACAACTGGAGCTGCTTACCAATTCTCTAATTGCCTGGCGGCAGTTGGAGTCCGGGTTGAGCGAATTCCACTTGGCTTTAGGTCAGGATAGGGGAACTCTCAAGGGATTGGAAGGAGCTTTGGACAAGGGACAACAGACTTCAATAGAATTGGCCCAGAATGTGAAGCTGGTAGCCAAGCTCTTGTCTGAGAAGGTTCACGTTGGGCAAGAGAAGGCTGTCCACCAGCATCTGGATCCCAACTTTATCTATCAAATCTCTAAGTTTAAGGCTTCGAATGGATCCCTTTCGGACTCTGGCATCTCCGATGGTGGTGCCACCTCGGATGGCGGTTTATCGGAGCGGGAAAGGCGTTTAGGTGTTCTTCGCCGACTGGCTAAACAGTTGGAACTGGCTTTGGCGCCAGGGAGTGAGGCTATGCGTTCCATTGCTATTCAAATGGAAAATGCTGAGGCCGAATTGAAATATCTCCAAAACACATGTCGGGATTTGATTGTCCGCACGGCAGCTACCCACCACGAAAGGCAGCAGCCGGCAAGCCAACAAAACGAGGTGCATCAAGCGAAGGTGAATGAAAAGGTTCCTAAAAAGACGACTACCAGCAACTCCCAGCCGTCAAGCCCTGGAAAACGCGGCAAAAACTCCCGCAAGCCACAAAAGTCCAAGGGATTGAGAGAAGGTCCTGTGAAATCGCGAAATAACTCTGGAAAGGACAAAACTCCCCAAGTAAATGAGACTAATAATACCAGTTGCGTCGGTGAAGGTGATTCCACAGATGATCAATCGCTGCTCATCAAATTGGAAAGCTCAAAAGACGACGACGATTCGGAATCAAACAACTCGGTATCTTTGCCTCGCGGTTGGGCGTGGCGCATCGCAAGAGCTGCTGTACCAATGCAAGTGGCACTGTTTACCATTTTTTGTGCTGCCTGTTTAATGCAGCCCAACTGCTGCGACAACCTGAACAACTTGTCAATGAGTTTCACGCCTCAGCTCCGGTATATTCGCGGCCCACCTCCGATGTGA
- the klar gene encoding klarsicht protein isoform X4: MGKVSVAVQTAISNMTSENSSTNSSRSSSEQDLLSAWGDLLAWTENASEARRLQHEMNTLKNTLQRLGDNSSPNLLDTEPAIQIAVELLESEKTQLASYRTNMLQLNASVHSWLTRQERRLQKTLEEEQQESEHQAEKPSTPLELESKEAVAITVTDSNGNQVEAVSAEKSTKSTGTKAWDVLSLASAEKEFHKHLKGEVSDMYSAWDEANSRINSQLELLTNSLIAWRQLESGLSEFHLALGQDRGTLKGLEGALDKGQQTSIELAQNVKLVAKLLSEKVHVGQEKAVHQHLDPNFIYQISKFKASNGSLSDSGISDGGATSDGGLSERERRLGVLRRLAKQLELALAPGSEAMRSIAIQMENAEAELKYLQNTCRDLIVRTAATHHERQQPASQQNEVHQAKVNEKVPKKTTTSNSQPSSPGKRGKNSRKPQKSKGLREGPVKSRNNSGKDKTPQVNETNNTSCVGEGDSTDDQSLLIKLESSKDDDDSESNNSVSLPRGWAWRIARAAVPMQVALFTIFCAACLMQPNCCDNLNNLSMSFTPQLRYIRGPPPM, from the exons ATGGGCAAAGTAAGCGTGGCCGTCCAAACGGCCATTTCGAATATGACTTCAGAGAATTCGTCTACCAACTCTTCGCGATCGTCATCGGAGCAAG ATTTGCTCTCTGCGTGGGGAGATCTACTCGCCTGGACTGAAAATGCGTCCGAAGCTAGAAGGCTTCAGCATGAGATGAATACTCTTAAGAATACACTGCAGAGATTAGGGGACAACTCGTCGCCGAATCTACTCGACACAGAACCTGCCATCCAGATAGCCGTGGAGTTGTTAGAG TCCGAGAAAACGCAGCTGGCTAGCTACAGGACCAACATGCTTCAGTTGAATGCCTCGGTCCACAGCTGGCTGACTCGTCAGGAGCGCCGACTTCAGAAAACCCTTGAGGAGGAACAACAGGAGTCCGAACATCAAGCGGAAAAGCCTTCCACGCCGTTGGAATTGGAATCCAAGGAGGCAGTGGCCATTACGGTCACTGATAGCAATGGAAACCAAGTTGAGGCAGTGTCCGcggaaaaatcaacaaaatctACTGGAACTAAAGCCTGGGATGTGCTTTCTCTGGCTTCTGCTGAGAAGGAGTTCCATAAACATCTAAAAGGCGAGGTTAGCGATATGTACAGCGCTTGGGATGAGGCAAACTCGAG AATTAACTCACAACTGGAGCTGCTTACCAATTCTCTAATTGCCTGGCGGCAGTTGGAGTCCGGGTTGAGCGAATTCCACTTGGCTTTAGGTCAGGATAGGGGAACTCTCAAGGGATTGGAAGGAGCTTTGGACAAGGGACAACAGACTTCAATAGAATTGGCCCAGAATGTGAAGCTGGTAGCCAAGCTCTTGTCTGAGAAGGTTCACGTTGGGCAAGAGAAGGCTGTCCACCAGCATCTGGATCCCAACTTTATCTATCAAATCTCTAAGTTTAAGGCTTCGAATGGATCCCTTTCGGACTCTGGCATCTCCGATGGTGGTGCCACCTCGGATGGCGGTTTATCGGAGCGGGAAAGGCGTTTAGGTGTTCTTCGCCGACTGGCTAAACAGTTGGAACTGGCTTTGGCGCCAGGGAGTGAGGCTATGCGTTCCATTGCTATTCAAATGGAAAATGCTGAGGCCGAATTGAAATATCTCCAAAACACATGTCGGGATTTGATTGTCCGCACGGCAGCTACCCACCACGAAAGGCAGCAGCCGGCAAGCCAACAAAACGAGGTGCATCAAGCGAAGGTGAATGAAAAGGTTCCTAAAAAGACGACTACCAGCAACTCCCAGCCGTCAAGCCCTGGAAAACGCGGCAAAAACTCCCGCAAGCCACAAAAGTCCAAGGGATTGAGAGAAGGTCCTGTGAAATCGCGAAATAACTCTGGAAAGGACAAAACTCCCCAAGTAAATGAGACTAATAATACCAGTTGCGTCGGTGAAGGTGATTCCACAGATGATCAATCGCTGCTCATCAAATTGGAAAGCTCAAAAGACGACGACGATTCGGAATCAAACAACTCGGTATCTTTGCCTCGCGGTTGGGCGTGGCGCATCGCAAGAGCTGCTGTACCAATGCAAGTGGCACTGTTTACCATTTTTTGTGCTGCCTGTTTAATGCAGCCCAACTGCTGCGACAACCTGAACAACTTGTCAATGAGTTTCACGCCTCAGCTCCGGTATATTCGCGGCCCACCTCCGATGTGA